One Synechococcus sp. CC9605 genomic window carries:
- a CDS encoding ATP-binding cassette domain-containing protein yields MTALLELRQACLGQRLQPITLTLRADQRVVLLGASGAGKTTLLKLCNGALSPDAGSVHWCSRPPQQLSRRQRRQIGTLWQDLRLVEELSVIQNINSGALGRHGLLWAIRNLLGPLDTNTCLALMHQVKLEADLLEQPVRELSGGQRQRVALGRLLHQQPELVLADEPLSALDPSLAEDVLNTLLLLPGCLISLHRPDLIHRFDRVLGLRGGALVIDAAPDTIHRDQLEWLYASA; encoded by the coding sequence TTGACGGCGCTGCTGGAGCTGCGCCAGGCCTGCCTGGGGCAACGGCTCCAACCGATCACTCTCACCCTTCGTGCGGACCAGCGTGTGGTTTTGCTCGGTGCCAGTGGCGCCGGCAAAACCACGTTGCTGAAGCTCTGCAATGGGGCCCTAAGCCCCGATGCTGGATCCGTGCACTGGTGTAGTCGCCCCCCTCAACAGCTGTCCCGCCGGCAACGGCGCCAGATTGGCACGCTCTGGCAGGACCTGCGCCTGGTGGAGGAACTGAGCGTGATCCAGAACATCAACAGCGGTGCCCTGGGACGCCATGGGCTGCTCTGGGCGATTCGAAACTTGCTGGGTCCCCTGGACACAAACACCTGCCTGGCATTGATGCACCAGGTGAAATTGGAGGCCGATTTGCTTGAACAGCCCGTGCGTGAGCTCTCCGGAGGGCAGCGCCAACGGGTGGCTCTGGGCCGTTTGCTGCATCAGCAGCCTGAACTCGTGCTGGCGGACGAACCCCTCTCCGCCCTTGATCCCAGCCTCGCCGAAGACGTTCTCAACACCCTGCTCCTCTTGCCGGGCTGTCTGATCAGCCTGCATCGACCGGATCTGATACACCGGTTTGATCGGGTTCTGGGGCTCCGTGGAGGCGCCCTGGTGATCGATGCGGCTCCAGACACCATTCATCGGGATCAATTGGAATGGCTCTACGCATCGGCCTGA